CGAGAAGATCACCGGCGAAAATCCTTACGAAGTCCCGATGCGGATCTATCCCGCGGTACACTATACGATGGGCGGTCTTTGGGTCGACTACGAGCTTATGACCTCTGTACAGGGTTTATACGCCCTGGGTGAGGCCAACTTCTCCGACCACGGCGCTAACCGCCTTGGCGCCTCCGCGCTGATGCAAGGCCTGGCCGACGGCTATTTCGTCATTCCTTATACCCTCGGGAACTACCTCGCGGACGACATCCGTACCAAAGTGATCCCCACCGACCACCCCGCCTTTGTACAGGCGGAGGCCGAAGTAAAGACGCGGATCGACGCGTTGATGAACATCAAGGGGACCCAAAGCGTGGAAAGCTTTCACAAACGTCTCGGCAAAATCATGTGGGACAAATGCGGCATGGCGCGCAACGCGCAAGGGTTGCAGGAGGCCATCCAGGAAATCCGTGCGCTTCGCGCTTCTTTTTGGAAGGACGTACGTATTCCCGGCGGGATCCAGGAGTTCAACCCCGAGCTTGACAAAGCCGGTCGTGTGGCTGACTTCCTGGAGCTGGGCGAGCTGATGTGCATTGATGCGCTCCACCGTAACGAAAGCTGCGGCGGTCACTTCCGCGAAGAATACCAGACACCCGACGGGGAAGCCCTCCGCCAGGACGACCTGTTCACCTACGCCGCCGCCTGGGAATACAAGGGCGACGGGCAGTTCGAACTGCACAAGGAAGACCTTAATTACGAAGTTGTTCACCCTACCCAGCGGAGCTACAAATAAAAAAGCATTATGGAACATTATACGATGAACCTCACACTCAAGGTGTGGCGCCAGAAGAACAGCAAAGACAAAGGCGGTTTCGAAACCTACCAGGTACCCGGGATTTCCTCCGAGATGTCCTTCCTGGAAATGTTCGACGTACTGAATGAGCGCCTGGTGGCGGAAGGGAAAGAACCGATCGCGTTCGACCACGACTGCCGCGAAGGGATCTGCGGGATGTGCTCGATGCACATCAACGGGAAACCCCACGGCCCCTGGCACGCCACGACCACCTGTCAGCTCCATATGCGGGCCTTCAAGGACGGGGACACCATCGTGGTGGAACCCTGGAGGGCGAAGGCTTTCCCGGTTGTCAGGGACCTCGTCGTAGACCGCGGCGCCTTCGACCGGATCATCCAGGCCGGGGGGTACATCTCCGTCAACACGGGGAATGCCGTGGACGCCAACGCGATCCCCATTGATAAGCAGAAAGCCGACGACGCCTTTGCCGCGGCCGCCTGTATCGGTTGCGGGGCCTGCGTTGCCGCCTGTAAGAATTCTTCGGCCATGCTCTTTGTATCCGCCAAGGTCTCCCACCTGGCGCTCCTGCCCCAGGGCGATCCCGAGCGTAAGAACCGGGTACAGGCCATGGTAGCCCAGATGGACAAGGAAGGCTTTGGCGGGTGTACCAACACCGGCGCCTGTGAGGCCGAGTGTCCGAAGGAGATTTCGCTGGTCAATATCGCGCGCCTGAACAAGGAGTATATGCGCGCCGGGTTTGCAAGCGAATAACTAGTAGATTTCGCCGGAATTGTCTAATTTAGGGTGACCCAAAGCGTCCGCTGTTGCTAAGATTACTCTGCCTCTGGCTTCTTCTGATCTTAGCCGGTGCAAACGTCTCCAGGGCCCAGGTCATACAATCCATATCCTCCAACTGGCGTACCAAGAAGATTCCTGTTCGCCCGGATACGGTGAGCTTGGACTCGATGAGCATTGTACCGGGTACGTTTGTATTGCAGGGGGTGGATACGGGCGCTTACGGATTTAGCGCGGTCAAAAGCCGTCTGTGGTGGAAACACCGCCCGCAGACCGACAGCGTCCAGGTCAGTTACCGGGTTTTCCCTTTCCCCTTTCAACAGCCCCTGTACAAGTACAGGTACGACAGCGTCTCCCGCTTTATGGTCGTGTCTCCCTACTTCCGCCGGCGTTCGGAGGAGGACGGCTCGGTGATGTCCTTTGGCAACATCCAATACAGCGGCAGCTTCGGACGCTCCCTGTCCTTTGGCAACAACCAGGACGCCGTGGTCAATTCGTCCCTCAACCTCCAGATCAGCGGGTATATCGGCGATTCCATCGAGCTGTCCGCCGCCATTACCGACAACAACCTCCCCGTACAACCGGATGGGACGACCACCCAGCTCAACGAATTTGACAAGGTGTATATCCAGTTCCGCAAACACGGCTGGCAGGTGGCCTTAGGCGACATCGATATCCGGCGCAACGAAGGGGCTTATTTCAACTTTTTCAAACGCCTGGAAGGTATTTCGGTGGAGTCTTCCACCCCAGGTAATCACCTGATCGCCAGCGGAGCCATGTCCAAAGGCATCTTTGCCCGCAACGTCTTCGAAGGACAGGAAGGCAACCAGGGGCCATACCGGCTGCAGGGGAACAACAACGAGGCTTATTTCGTCGTCCTGGCCGGGACCGAAAAGGTCTTTATCGACGGGGTCCAGATGCAAAGGGGGGAAGACCAGGACTATGTCATCAATTACAACACGGCGGAGATCACCTTTACCGCCAAACGCATGATCTCCAAAGACCAGCGCATACAGGTGGAGTTTGAATACGCCAACCAGAATTACCTAAACACCCAACTCCTGCTCGGGGACGATATAGACATTAACAAACGGCTGCACCTGAAGGCCAACTACTATTCCAGCACCGACGCCAAAAACAGCCCCCTCAACCAGGTCCTGACAACCGCTCAGAAACAATTCCTGTCACAACTGGGGGACAGCGTTCAAAATGCCTACTATCCCAGCGCCACACTGGACACCTTCAGCGCGTCCGCCGTGATGTACGCGCTAAGGGACAGCACCGTTAGCGGCGTTCATTACGACTCCGTATTTGTTTATTCCACCAACCCGGACTCGGCGGTGTACAGTGTCGGCTTTACCGATATGGGTTTGGGGAACGGCGACTATATCCTCGTCGGCCAGTCCGCCAACGGGAACGTGTACCAATGGACGCCACCCATCAACGGGGCGCATGTCGGCGAATACCAGCCCGTCATCCTCCTGGTCGCGCCCAAAAAGCAACAAGTGGTATCCGTCGGTGCCAGCTACCTGATCGACCCGCATACCACCCTGAGCGGCGACTGGGCCCTCAGCGACTACAACCCGAATACCTTTTCGCATACCCGGGCCGATGAGATCGGCATGGCCGGCAAGGTTGGTCTCACCCGGGAACAAAACCTCAACCCCGACCTCCGCGTTGCCGCCAATGTGTCGATGGAATGGGTCAACCAGCGGTTTACCTCTATCGAACGGTTGCGCAGCCCGGAGTTCTACCGGGACTGGGGGCTGCCCCTGGTCGTCGCATCGGAGAACGAACGGTTGGGCATGGCCGGGATCGGCTTTACCGGCAAAAACGCCGCCATCCGTTACGACGTCCGGTATTTCACCCGGGGCGGTGACTTCTCCGGGGAACAAAATGTGCTCACCCAAAGTTACAAACACGACGGGTGGTCGTGGAACGCCCAACTGGCGCTGACGACCTTCGACAGCGCGTACAACCGGGGCACCTACTGGCGGCCGACCCTGGAGCTCAGCAAAATCCTCACCGACTTCGGCAAGCTCAACCTTGGGGGTAAATACAGCCTGGAAAAGGACGTCATCAACAACCGGCTCGCCGACTCGCTGAACGCACTGAGCTATGCGTTTGATACCTGGCAGGTCTACCTTAAATCCCCCGAAGGCAAAAAACGCTGGGGGCTTTCCTATACCGAGCGGCGTGACCGCTCGCCCTACGGCCGCGACCTCGCGCCCGTCGACCAAAGCCATACCCTTAACGGGTATTGGGAATGGGCCCTCAATATCCACCAGCAGCTCAAACTCAATGCCACCTACCGCGAGCTCGACGTCAACCAGACGAAAGCCACCACGCTTGTACCCGAACACAGCGTCCTGGGTCGGGCCGAATACCTGACCAATGTCTGGAAAGGCGCCCTTACCGGGAACGTCCTGTACGAGTTGGGCGCCGGTCAGGAACAGCAGCGCCAGTACACCTACGTCCAGGTCCCCGCGGGCCAGGGCCAGTACACCTGGATCGACTACAACCACGACGGTATCGCGGAAATCAACGAATTCGTGCCCGCCCAGTTCCAGGACCAGGCTGACTATATAAAGGTCTACCAGCCCACCGGCAACTATGTCAAGGCGGACTATACCCAGCTCAACTACGCGTTTACACTCAATCCGTCGGTGGCCTGGCGGTCGCAGAAAACGCTCTCGAAAATGCAAAAGTTCGTCGGCCGCTTTATGCTCCAGTCCAGCATGCAGGTCAACAAAAAGGTCATATCCAACGACGCCGTGTCCTGGAACCCTTTCTCCGGCAACCCCGCCGACACCTCGTTGCTGAGCCTTGCCGAAGTATTCAGCAACGCCATCTTCTTCAACAAGCTCAGCCCCGTCTGGGGCCTCGACGTTACCCACCTGGTCAATTCCAACAAGGCCTACCTCACCTATGGCGCGCAAAGCCAGCGGCTCCGCGACCTCGGCCTCCGGTTCCGCTGGAACCTCACCCGTGTGTATTCGATCATCGTTGCGAACAAACTTGATGTCAACAGCATGCTGACCCCTGCTTTTGCCAACCAGAACTACCTCATCCATTCCTTCCAGACCGAACCCCAGTTCTCCTACACCCGCGGAACAAAGTACCGGTTTACGCTCGGGTGCCGCTACCTCCAGCAGGAAGACGAGCCCGCCTACGGGGGAGAACACTCCGTGTCCAAGGCTTTGACCTTTGACACCAAATACAACATCGTTTCCAATACCTCCATCACCTCCCATGTCGAAATGAACGACATCACGTTCACCGGAACGGACCAGACGACGACCGTGGCGTATACGATGTTACAGGGGTTGACCACCGGGACCAACTATGTCTGGACCATCGACCTGACGAAAAGGGTGTTGGGAAATATCGAGATAACCGTATCTTACGACGGACGGAAACCGGGTGAGGGGAAAACGATCAATACCGGGCGGGCGTCCGTCCGGGCCATTTTTTAAACCATGAAAAATATAGGCCGCATTTTCTATGGCATATCGATTGCCGTGATGGGGTTGCTGACCATCTGGTATGCCGGTTTCCCCTATATGCTGATCCCCCCGCAATATACCTGTCCTGTGGGTCTCGTGTATGTGTCGGGCGCATTGATGGTGCTGGCAGGGGTAAGTATTGTTTTTTGGAAAAAATATGGCTGGATACCCCTGCTGTTGGGCCTCGCGTTGCTGGCGGTTTTCTGTTTATTCCTTACCGTTTCTCCCCATTACAAGCACTTTGGGGATGGGGAGAATGCCGCAAAGGAGCTGGCATTGGCCGCCGGCGCTTTGGTGATCGCCGGGGGGAAGTGGAGGCGTGTGGGAACCATCCTATTCGCCTTAACGATCATCAGCTTCGCCGTCGATCATTTTCTCTACGCACACGAGGCGGCTGATTATGTTCCCGCATGGATACCCGGTCACGTGTTCTGGTTGTATGTCACCGGCGGGGCGTTGATGGGCTTCGGGCTTGCGATACTCGTGCAATTCAAGACCCGGCTAATGGCGACCCTTTTGGGCGCGATGATCCTGACGTGGTTTGTGATCCTCCATATCCCCAGGGTGATCACCGCCGGACCTGCCGTCATGGATGGCGAAATCGCGAGCGCGTTTCTGGCGTTGGCGTATGGCGGGACCGCTTTCATGATCGTTAGGGAAAGGGAACACGGTGAATCAGGGAAGGGCGTCGGTGAGGGTAATATTCTAAAGGGGCAAAAATGAGCTATCTTTACGTATTCCGAAATAAACTATTTGGTTCATGGCCCAATCACGGAAATCGGTAGCACAAAACGCGAAATTAACCCCGCTTGAAATAACGAATTTCAAGTCAATTAAGCATATAAGACTAGAGACCTCCAGGATAAATATTTTTATTGGAAAACCCAATAGTGGCAAATCCAATCTTTTGGAGGCAATGACATTATTCAATTTTATTGAAAGGGGAACTCCAGATAGACCATCAACTATTAGATA
This region of Dinghuibacter silviterrae genomic DNA includes:
- a CDS encoding succinate dehydrogenase/fumarate reductase iron-sulfur subunit — its product is MEHYTMNLTLKVWRQKNSKDKGGFETYQVPGISSEMSFLEMFDVLNERLVAEGKEPIAFDHDCREGICGMCSMHINGKPHGPWHATTTCQLHMRAFKDGDTIVVEPWRAKAFPVVRDLVVDRGAFDRIIQAGGYISVNTGNAVDANAIPIDKQKADDAFAAAACIGCGACVAACKNSSAMLFVSAKVSHLALLPQGDPERKNRVQAMVAQMDKEGFGGCTNTGACEAECPKEISLVNIARLNKEYMRAGFASE
- a CDS encoding DoxX family protein: MKNIGRIFYGISIAVMGLLTIWYAGFPYMLIPPQYTCPVGLVYVSGALMVLAGVSIVFWKKYGWIPLLLGLALLAVFCLFLTVSPHYKHFGDGENAAKELALAAGALVIAGGKWRRVGTILFALTIISFAVDHFLYAHEAADYVPAWIPGHVFWLYVTGGALMGFGLAILVQFKTRLMATLLGAMILTWFVILHIPRVITAGPAVMDGEIASAFLALAYGGTAFMIVREREHGESGKGVGEGNILKGQK